GTCCAAACGGTGGGAGACTTGTTTGTAACCCATCGTTTCGACCATCTTGATGTGCTGATCGAGATCGCAGATATGCAGAGGTTCCACACGCTGGCAATGACGGCAGATCACATGATGGTGATGATGGCCGGATTCGAGAGCGAGCTCAAAGCGCGCCACACCGTCGCCAAATTCCATGCGCGAAACTATTTGCGCGTCTTCAAATTTTTTTAGAATACGATAGATCGTAACGAGATCCATGCCTTCTGCTTTGCTGTCGAACTTTTTAAAAATCTCATCGGCAGAAATAGGTTCAGGATGATTGAGCAAGATTTTAAGCATTTGACTGCGCTGCTGGGTGAGTTTCATCCCCGCCTTGCGCACTCTCTCGTTGAGAGAGGAGATATCAATGTTTTTTCTTTCTTGCCCACATTTCGACATGGGCCCTTTGATACACTAGATCCCGCTTAAAATCCACTAGGTTTCTTGCTTTCGCAGCCGGCGAAGAGAGCTAAGTCCATAATATGTATAAGAAAGTCCTGATAATACGGGAACAAGAAAAAATGCCAAGGGAATGTAAGATAGGAGACCTAATAACATTCCCATTCCAAAGAGCGTGTGCCCCTCTTCCTTTTCGATTTGCTGGCGTTCTTCTTTCGTCGCATAGTCTTGAAGAACATCGTACATGAAAACTCTTTTATTAAGCCACGCCGTCAGCAAAAGCGGCACAAGCACCTGACACCCGGGCACCAGCCACAAAGGCAGAGTCACCACAAAAGCCATACAAAACAAAACAGTCGCAACCACCGTGTTCCAAACACTCCCCGCCAGCGAGCCGCCCCGTTTTTTCTCGAGATCTTTAAAATCTTCGTCACTCACCCACTTGAGCAAAACCGGCATCACGAAAAGAGACGTCAAAATCACCGCTAATAAAAATGCCACCGGGATAAACGCCATAATGAGAAACAGCACGGCCGTCCAACTTGCGAGCTCTAAAAATCCCGTCTGATTTTGCACCCACTGAAAAAGGCTCATGCCGCTAAAAAAAGAGGACAGCCCCAGCACCCAGTTCGGCCAGAAAATGATGAATAGCAAGAGCACCAAGATCATCGCTACAAAAGACGGTGCGAGAATAAGCAAAAGCATTCTCCAGCGAAAGAGCGCACCGAAAGCACTGCGAAATGAGAATAGGATTGAACTCATATTCAGATTTTTTCCCTTTCCGAGAGCGAATGCAAGTGCTTCAATGAGAGAACTATGCAGAAAATCATTCATCTCTTTCGCCATGGGCAAACTGACTGGAACATCCATCGCCGTATGCAAGGACACACGGACATTCCTCTGAATGAGGAAGGCCGTCGCCAAGCGCTCTCTTTGCAAACTTATTTCAAGGAAAACAGCGTTGAGCTTTTTATGTCGAGTGACTTAGTGCGAGCCCAGCAAACCGCGCAAATTGCTAATGCTCATTTGTCGCTGCCTTTTTTCACTTCGCCTGAATTCCGTGAAGCCCGCTTGGGTGAGCTCGAAGGACTGACGCAGGCGGAGGCCGATGCCAAGTTTGGTGCGGAGTCTTGGCAAAAATGGATCTCTCTCAACCCTGAGGACTTTCATTTCCGTTATCCGCAGGGAGAAAGTGCTCATGAAACCATTGATCGTTTCACGGCAGGTTTAAAAAACTTTTGCCTGAAGCATGACTTTCAGAGTGCGGGTCTCTGCACGCATGGTTTGGTTATGCGTCGTTTTTTACACTCATTGCGCCCGGAAATGACCGAGCTTCTGCCCATTCCAAACTGCGTGGTTTACAAAGTGGAATGGGATCCAAAATCACATCTTTTCAGTTTCTCACTTTAATTCGTAGCGGGTCAGATCCAAGAAGCCGAACTGGGTCGGATCCGTATTTCTAAAATGCGCGATCAGTTCGTCATAATGGAGCCAGAACGAATCCTGCGTACGGCGAACACCGAAGACATCAACAAGCTTCTGATAATCTTTTGCGGATTTTACTTTTTGAATTTGCGCGACAAAGATCGCAAGATTCTTTTCTTCAACGTCAAAAATCATATTGGGATAAGATCCCCAATAACCTTCGTGCACTGTCAATGTATCATTCTTAGGATCCATGCGCAGGGATTCCCCGGTGATCCAGGAAATATTCTCGTGCTCTTTATTGTGAATAATTGAAAAGACGCGCATCGGTTGCTCAGCGCTTGTCACTTTCAAAAGACTCAAATCCGGAAAGTATTTTGCAAAAGGTGTCGCCTTGCCCGCTTTAACAGCGGCGATGGGACGCAGTTCTTTTTCTAAACCGTGCGGCTTAAACGTGGCTGCCATGCTGTCGGGAACTTGGAGACTCTTCCAGTTGACCCTATCGAAAGAACCGCGAACGGTTTCGTTGAGGCGGAAAAAAAGAATCTTTTCCACGAGCTGTTTTTTGGTGTGAATCTCCTCATTGTACTTTATCGCTGTCGGATCTGCAGCACCCACTGTTGGAAAGATGTACGCCATTTTCGCTCTTGCTAAAAGGCCGCGATACCATTCACGACGGTATTGCAGTCTTTGTTCGCTGGGAAGGAACATCAAAAAGAGTTCTTCTGCTTCCATGCGAATCATATCCATGTAAATACGCGTAAGAAGCTGGTGGCTGACGTTTCCAAACACGTCGAAATTCACGACAAGGTTGTAAACGAGACGCTCCAAAAGAGGATAATCCAGAACGAAAACGGTTTTAGAAAGATCTCCGATCGCGCCCTTTAAAACCACGGCGTTATCATCGTGTCTAAAAACCGTCAGCACGGCGTTGTTATTCACCCCTTCACCGTCCCAGATATCCTTGAGGCTATAACCCTGCGGTTTGTTTTGCACATACCACTCGTTGCGCAGGACACGGTAAGCTTCCCGGTGATCGACAAGCCTCTTGAGGAAAATCGGTGTGTCTTGCAGTTTTACGTCGCTGCCCCAAACTCCGGGAAGCATCAGCATGTCCTGTGCTTTCACCTCATAATCCCGGGACAAAACCATATTGTCTGAATCAGGGTTTAGGAAAAAGACATAGAACTGCTCTTGAATGGAGTTCACAGCCATGCTGCCGTTACAGACGGGGCCTTTAATAAAAGTACTGACCTCATACTGAGCATCATCCAATAAAAACTGGTAACGTGCTTTTACAGGAATATCTTTAAACGCTTTGAAAGGATTTTCAGCCACTGTCGGTTCATAACTAGGAATAGTTTCTGCCGACCACTTCGTGGCCCAGAATATTTTTTTATAACGGGCCAGCTTCGCTGGGCTCCACTCATAGGGTATGTGGGTCTTTAGTACCACGGTGCCGGGAAACTTTTTAAGGCAATAGTGAAAAGAGGCGACACCGGGATCGTCATTCGGTCGGCGCGTGGCGATCTCTTCGGCGCCCTTTGCGCACGCCGTTTTCGAACGCACCAAACGGAAGAACTGATTTTTTTCCTCGGGAAAGTAAATATGCGCCAAGAAAAGATGCTCGTAAATGTAGCGGCTGACTAACTGGTGTGGAATATCCCGATCATTGAGGAAAGCCTCCCATTCGCGGATCTGTTTTCGCAAAACGGGGGAAACCTCACTTTGTTCTTTCAGTGTTTGGGCCGTGGGACCTGGAGCGCCCTTTTTAATCCACTCTTCGATATGATTCATCTCAGCCGCTGAGAGCGCTGGCAACCCGTAAGGCATGCCTAACTCGGGCGAGTTTTTCCTGATTGTTTCTAGTTCTGCCGGTGAAGATGGACAAATTTGCGACTCGGCGACCTGTCTTTGAATGTTCTTTTTCGGTTGCTCGAAACGTAACTGCAAAAGACCCATAAAAAGGTTTTCTTTGCTGTTGCGGCTGGTGTTGAGTTCATAAAAATCGCGCTTGCGCCATTCGGAGGTCCCATGCGCATCAATCCATAGGCGCGACGGTGCCACGCTGCTGGTGCGGGTTCCGTTGTAGACGTTAAGCTTATTGGCTCCGCGTTCAAACCCCTCGAAGTTTTGTAAATTCAGCTGGCAGGGACCGTTAAAGCAGCTATGGCAAGCAACACATCTGTTGTCGAAAATGGGCTGAATTCTGCGCGTATAAAGATCCACGGGGACTTCCGCTTTTGAGACGCTTGTCATCACAACTGAAATAAAACAAACCACCATGATCTTAATAAATTGCATAAATCCACGCTCCCCGTGTATTCTGCAAATATAAAACTCTTTCTTGATTAAGGGAAAGAACAAAGAGCGAGGAAGATCATGGAAAAAATTCCGTTTCAAATCGTACAAAATTCGATCGATAAAATCTGCAGTATCACGGAAGAAAGTGATCTTGAAACAGCATCGCAACACCTGTTTGATGCTCAGCCGGATCTTGCCGGTTTCTTTATGGAGTTTATCGAAGACATGAGCGAAGGCGCTCAAGATCTTGGTTTCATGATGGCTTTGATCCTTAATAAATCTTTCGAGGATCAGTACACAAGCCTGCGCCCGATGAACGAAGATGAAGTCGTCGCGCGTTTTGAAAAAAATGAAGCTGAGTTCGAACGCTACTTGCAAATCAACGACGATATGATCTCTGAGTTGCAGGAAAGAGCGACAGCCGAAGGCCAACCGGAAATCTTGAACTACATCATTGAAGAGCTTTTCATGTCTCCAGAGTTGGAGCCTTCTCTTGAGGCGAATGAGCAAATTCATTTGTTCATCATCTGCAAATTCTTTGTGGATTGCCTTAACGAACTTGCAACGGAAAAAGCTCCGGAGATGGTTCGCCACTAGGCCCTGTTTAGGGAATTCGTCACCTAGTGACAAGTTACGC
This region of Bdellovibrio sp. 22V genomic DNA includes:
- a CDS encoding Fur family transcriptional regulator, whose product is MSKCGQERKNIDISSLNERVRKAGMKLTQQRSQMLKILLNHPEPISADEIFKKFDSKAEGMDLVTIYRILKKFEDAQIVSRMEFGDGVARFELALESGHHHHHVICRHCQRVEPLHICDLDQHIKMVETMGYKQVSHRLDFFGVCSQCQ
- a CDS encoding EI24 domain-containing protein gives rise to the protein MSSILFSFRSAFGALFRWRMLLLILAPSFVAMILVLLLFIIFWPNWVLGLSSFFSGMSLFQWVQNQTGFLELASWTAVLFLIMAFIPVAFLLAVILTSLFVMPVLLKWVSDEDFKDLEKKRGGSLAGSVWNTVVATVLFCMAFVVTLPLWLVPGCQVLVPLLLTAWLNKRVFMYDVLQDYATKEERQQIEKEEGHTLFGMGMLLGLLSYIPLAFFLVPVLSGLSYTYYGLSSLRRLRKQET
- a CDS encoding histidine phosphatase family protein; this encodes MQKIIHLFRHGQTDWNIHRRMQGHTDIPLNEEGRRQALSLQTYFKENSVELFMSSDLVRAQQTAQIANAHLSLPFFTSPEFREARLGELEGLTQAEADAKFGAESWQKWISLNPEDFHFRYPQGESAHETIDRFTAGLKNFCLKHDFQSAGLCTHGLVMRRFLHSLRPEMTELLPIPNCVVYKVEWDPKSHLFSFSL
- a CDS encoding fatty acid cis/trans isomerase, whose translation is MQFIKIMVVCFISVVMTSVSKAEVPVDLYTRRIQPIFDNRCVACHSCFNGPCQLNLQNFEGFERGANKLNVYNGTRTSSVAPSRLWIDAHGTSEWRKRDFYELNTSRNSKENLFMGLLQLRFEQPKKNIQRQVAESQICPSSPAELETIRKNSPELGMPYGLPALSAAEMNHIEEWIKKGAPGPTAQTLKEQSEVSPVLRKQIREWEAFLNDRDIPHQLVSRYIYEHLFLAHIYFPEEKNQFFRLVRSKTACAKGAEEIATRRPNDDPGVASFHYCLKKFPGTVVLKTHIPYEWSPAKLARYKKIFWATKWSAETIPSYEPTVAENPFKAFKDIPVKARYQFLLDDAQYEVSTFIKGPVCNGSMAVNSIQEQFYVFFLNPDSDNMVLSRDYEVKAQDMLMLPGVWGSDVKLQDTPIFLKRLVDHREAYRVLRNEWYVQNKPQGYSLKDIWDGEGVNNNAVLTVFRHDDNAVVLKGAIGDLSKTVFVLDYPLLERLVYNLVVNFDVFGNVSHQLLTRIYMDMIRMEAEELFLMFLPSEQRLQYRREWYRGLLARAKMAYIFPTVGAADPTAIKYNEEIHTKKQLVEKILFFRLNETVRGSFDRVNWKSLQVPDSMAATFKPHGLEKELRPIAAVKAGKATPFAKYFPDLSLLKVTSAEQPMRVFSIIHNKEHENISWITGESLRMDPKNDTLTVHEGYWGSYPNMIFDVEEKNLAIFVAQIQKVKSAKDYQKLVDVFGVRRTQDSFWLHYDELIAHFRNTDPTQFGFLDLTRYELK